A portion of the Haliaeetus albicilla chromosome 29, bHalAlb1.1, whole genome shotgun sequence genome contains these proteins:
- the LOC138682600 gene encoding killer cell lectin-like receptor subfamily B member 1A, giving the protein MKEGQEREGGREEEEEGWGGPWLKCAQDHPRGVPTLSPSLPPPGRCPRGCPLSPSLALAGGLILGVTIGILGELGDVLGAASGRPTGTPIPTAPACNGSAAELAAALRRDLCEEEEEDDGGRGRPKAPCGLCPPGWTPRAAACYRISAAARTWDDAARDCAARAARLLSPRDFPAAASLEGVMGEPNPLWVGLRFRAHAWIWPDGSQQPPPTGQRGGQGRDCGVLRRGRSALESCGAELRWLCRRDALLL; this is encoded by the exons ATGAAGGAGggacaggagagggaaggagggagggaggaagaggaggagggatggggaggaccCTGGCTGAAGTGCGCTCAGGACCACCCCCGGGGTGTCCCCAcactgtccccatccctcccccccccaggccgCTGTCCCCGGGGGTGTCCCCTGTCTCCCAGCCTGGCCCTGGCCGGGGGCCTGATCCTGGGGGTGACCATCGGCATCCTGGGGGAGCTCG GAGATGTTTTGGGTGCAGCGAGTGGGCGACCGACGGGGACCCCGATACCAACGGCACCCGCTTGTAACGGGAGCGCGGCCGAGCTGGCGGCTGCCCTTCGCCGTGACCTGTgcgaggaagaagaggaagacgATGGCGGCCGGGGGAGGCCGAAGGCTCCTTGTGGCCTCTGCCCCCCCGGCTGGACCCCCCGAGCCGCTGCCTGCTACCGAATTTCCGCAGCTGCCCGTACCTGGGACGATGCTGCCCGCGACTGCGCTGCCCGCGCTGCCCGACTGCTCAGCCCCCGCGACTTCCCGGCTGCG GCCTCCCTGGAGGGGGTGATGGGGGAACCAAACCCCCTTTGGGTGGGGCTGCGTTTTCGTGCCCACGCCTGGATTTGGCCCGACggctcccagcagcccccacc GACCGGGCAGCGCGGGGGCCAGGGCCGGGATTGCGGGGTGCTACGACGGGGTCGCTCGGCGTTGGAAAGTTGCGGGGCCGAGTTGCGCTGGCTCTGCCGCCGCGATGCCCTCCTGCTCTAG
- the LOC138682775 gene encoding C-type lectin domain family 2 member B-like — MEGTHQEGPEVRGHRGKCHRPPGRILVAAVAAAGLVAGAAATAALLAGAGAGGCGCPRGWLGFGGRCYLFSEEEGNWSRGLGRCQDLGGSLTPLDTPEEKRLLARHKGLPHHWVGLWKDSQHRWRWANGSRSQPWFTVRGGADCAYLGDADVQTASCASEKHWICARPPA; from the exons ATGGAGGGCACACACCAGGAGGGGCCGGAGGTGCGAGGGCACCGGGGTAAATGCCACCGGCCGCCAG GCCGGATCTTGGTGGCCGCCGTCGCCGCTGCCGGGCTCGTCGCTGGTGCTGCCGCCACCGCCGCTTTGCTGGCAG GtgcgggggccgggggctgcggcTGCCCCCGGGGCTGGTTGGGTTTCGGGGGTCGCTGTTACCTCTTCTCCGAGGAGGAAGGCAACTGGAGCCGCGGGTTGGGGCGCTGCCAGGATTTAGGGGGGTCCCTCACCCCCCTCGACACCCCAGAGGAGAAG AGGCTGCTGGCACGACACAAGGGTCTTCCCCACCACTGGGTCGGGCTCTGGAAGGACTCACAGCACCGCTGGCGCTGGGCCAACGGCTCCCGCTCCCAGCCCTG GTTCACGGTCCGCGGCGGGGCCGACTGCGCCTACCTGGGGGACGCGGACGTGCAGACGGCCAGCTGTGCCTCCGAGAAGCACTGGATCTGCGCCCGGCCGCCCGCCTGA
- the LOC138682777 gene encoding protein S100-A16-like — MGQSQGGVTTPDPSGGPSPGGQEASPLERGLHAVVGTFYQYARAPGGGQEPSLDPPAFQRLLRHELGHQLSDTGQPQAVAAIFALLDANRDRRISFDEYWHLVAWLCHVLRHRHYGATPAPPPPDLCGDPDGPRPAPDAAPPAPAHGDGHR; from the exons ATGGGGCAGAGCCAGGGGGGTGTCACCACCCCGGACCCCAGCG GGGGACCCTCCCCGGGGGGGCAGGAGGCGTCGCCGCTGGAGCGGGGGCTCCACGCCGTGGTGGGCACCTTCTACCAGTACGCCagggccccggggggggggcaggagcccAGCCTGGACCCCCCCGCCTTCCAGCGCCTGCTGCGCCACGAGCTGGGCCACCAGCTCAGC GACACGGGCCAGCCCCAGGCCGTGGCCGCCATCTTCGCGCTGCTGGACGCCAACAGGGACCGGCGCATCTCCTTCGACGAGTACTGGCACTTGGTGGCCTGGCTCTGCCACGTCCTGCGGCACCGCCATTACGGTGCCACgccggcccccccgccccccgacCTCTGCGGGGACCCCGAcggcccccgcccggcccccgacgccgccccgccggccccggcccacGGGGACGGCCACCGGTGA
- the GTF2H4 gene encoding general transcription factor IIH subunit 4: METAPPRLHRGQLQCKNLHEFLRGLSPPILDRLYGHPATCLAVFRELPGLAQAGVMRMLFLEQPLPQAAVTLWVKKEHSKEQAESQEVLLALRLWHPHTLPGGLPGVALHPNFRQNLRVALLGGGKAWSDDTSQLGPDKHARDVPALDKYAEERWEVILHFMVGSPSAAVSQDLAQLLIQAGLMKSEGGEAPCITSAGFQFLLLDTPAQLWYFVLQYLRGAEARGMDLVEILSFLFQLSFSTLGKDYSVEGMSESLLTFLQHLREFGLVFQRKRKSRRFYPTRLAIALASGTSGAPPEPDAHGFVLVETNYRIYAYTDSELQIALIALFSELLYRFPNLVVAQVTRDSVQAAIANGITADQIIHFLRTRAHPVMAKQTPVLPPTITDQIRLWELERDRLRFSEGVLYNQFLSQVDFEVLRDHARALGVLVFENPGRRLMVVTPGGHPDVKRFWKRQKHSA; this comes from the exons ATGGagaccgcccccccccgcctgcaCCGGGGGCAGCTACAGTGCAAGAACCTGCACGAATTCCTGCGGGGGTTGAGCCCCCCCATCCTCGACCGCCTCTATGGACACCCCGCCACCTGCCTGGCTGTTTTCCG ggaGCTGCCGGGGTTGGCGCAGGCGGGGGTGATGCGGATGCTGTTCctggagcagcccctgccccaggccGCCGTCACCCTCTGGGTGAAGAAGGAGCACAGCaa ggagcaggcggAGAGCCAAGAGGTGCTGCTGGCGCTGCGGCTGTGGCACCCCCACACCCTgccgggggggctgccgggggtgGCCCTGCACCCCAATTTCCGTCAGAACCTGCGGGTGGCCCTGCTGGGGGG GGGCAAAGCCTGGTCGGACGACACGAGCCAGCTGGGGCCGGACAAACACGCCCGCGACGTGCCGGCGCTGGACAAGTACGCCGAGGAGCGCTGGGAG GTGATTTTGCACTTTATGGTGGGGTCTCCCAGCGCGGCCGTGAGTCAGGATTTGGCCCAGCTTCTTATTCAAGCTGGACTTATGAAGAG CGAGGGGGGAGAAGCGCCGTGTATCACCTCGGCCGGGTTCCAGTTCCTCCTCCTCGacaccccagcccagctctggtATTTCGTCCTCCAATATCTGCGAGGGGCAGAG gCCCGGGGTATGGATCTGGTAGAGattctctccttcctcttccagctCAGCTTTTCCACTCTCGGCAAG GATTACTCTGTGGAGGGCATGAGTGAGTCCCTGCTCACCTTCCTGCAGCACCTGCGCGAGTTTGGGCTGGTCTTCCAGAGAAAG CGCAAGTCCCGCCGCTTCTACCCCACACGCCTGGCCATCGCGCTGGCCTCGGGGACATCGGGGGCCCCCCCCGAACCCGACGCTCACGGCTTCGTCCTCGTCGAGACCAACTACCGCATCTACGCCTACACAG ACTCGGAGCTGCAGATTGCCCTCATCGCCCTTTTCTCTGAGCTCCTCTATCGTTTCCCCAACCTGGTGGTGGCCCAGGTGACGAGGGACAGCGTGCAGGCGGCCATCGCCAACGGCATCACCGCTGACCAG ATCATCCATTTCCTCCGCACCCGGGCGCACCCCGTCATGGCCAagcag ACCCCGGTGCTGCCTCCCACCATCACCGACCAGATCCGCCTGTGGGAGCTGGAGCGGGACCGGCTGCGCTTCTCCGAGG GGGTGCTGTACAACCAGTTCCTGTCGCAGGTGGATTTCGAGGTGCTGCGGGACCACGCGCGGGCACTGGGAGTACTGGTTTTCGAAAACCCCGGGAGACGGTTGATGGTGGTGACCCCCGGCGGGCACCCCGACGTCAAACGCTTctggaaaagacagaaacacAGCGCTTAA